In Malus sylvestris chromosome 16, drMalSylv7.2, whole genome shotgun sequence, the following are encoded in one genomic region:
- the LOC126608890 gene encoding probable LRR receptor-like serine/threonine-protein kinase At1g67720 isoform X3, with amino-acid sequence MSQGKSVQVENPNGNLSQFQRRRDFPIDSKKYCYTLNTVERRRYLVRATFQYGSLKSEDTYPKFELYLDATQWATVTIFDVSRTYVNEMIIRASSDSVDVCICCATTGFPFISTLELRPLNLSMYATDYEDEFFLKVAARVNFGAPSKDAIRYPDDPYDRIWDSDLVKRQNYLVGVAPGTERISTSRDVDTRSREYPPVKVIQTAVVGTKGVLSYRLNLDGFPGMGRAYAYFAEIEDLGANENRKFKLEQPFSADYNSAVVNIAENANGDYRLYEPSYMNVSLEFVLSFAFVRTPDSTRGPLLNAMEISKYVQIAAKTDRRDLAVLNVLHFMAAESLSVDEGDPCAPTPWEWVNCSSTAPPRITKIDLSGQNVKGEIPVELKNLQELTELWLGGNYLTGQFPDISNLINLKILHLENNKLSGSLPSYLASLPSLQELYIQNNSFSGEIPAGLLRGKITFKYEYNIGLRKRERKQKHFKLIIGISVGVVATVSLLLLGTLLILRNLQRKSSFQRSNGKGDSLRASTKPSTGYSISRMDEGIACYITLPDLEEATSSFSKRIGKGSFGSVYYGKMKDGKEIAVKMMAESSTHMNKQFVTEVALLSRIHHRNLVPLTGYCEEEHQCILVYEYMHNGTLRDHIHGSTTQKHLDWQTRLRIAEDAAKGLEYLHTGCNPSIIHRDVKTSNILLDINMRAKVSDFGLSRQAEEDVTHLSSVARGTVGYLDPEYYASQQLTEKSDVYSFGVVLLELISGKKPVSTEDFGSELNIVHWARSLILKGDVESIIDPILAGSVKVESMWRIAEVAIQCVEQHGVSRPRMQEIIVAVQDAMKIEKGSESNQKISPSSSSSKAQPSRKTLLTSFLEIEGPDLSKDCLVPSAR; translated from the exons ATGTCCCAGGGAAAATCAGTCCAGGTCGAAAACCCTAATGGAAACTTGTCGCAGTTTCAGAGACGCAGGGATTTTCCCATAGACAGCAAGAAGTACTGCTATACATTGAACACTGTGGAGAGGAGGAGGTATTTAGTCCGGGCAACATTTCAGTACGGCAGTCTCAAAAGTGAAGACACATATCCGAAATTCGAGCTTTACTTGGATGCCACGCAGTGGGCAACCGTGACTATTTTTGATGTTTCAAGAACATATGTGAATGAGATGATCATTAGGGCTTCGTCGGATTCTGTCGATGTGTGTATATGTTGCGCAACAACTGGGTTTCCGTTTATATCGACTTTGGAGCTGAGGCCTTTGAATCTTTCAATGTATGCCACGGACTATGAGGATGAGTTTTTCTTGAAAGTTGCAGCTAGGGTGAATTTTGGTGCTCCAAGCAAAGATGCTATAAG GTACCCGGATGATCCATATGACAGAATTTGGGATTCTGATCTTGTGAAAAGGCAGAATTATTTGGTTGGAGTGGCACCAGGTACAGAAAGAATCAGTACATCAAGGGATGTAGACACAAGGAGTAGAGAGTACCCGCCTGTTAAAGTAATACAGACCGCGGTAGTTGGCACGAAGGGAGTGCTGAGCTACAGATTAAATCTGGATGGCTTCCCAGGAATGGGTCGAGCTTATGCTTACTTTGCAGAAATTGAGGATTTAGGCGCAAATGAGAACCGGAAATTCAAGTTGGAGCAACCTTTCTCGGCTGACTATAATAGTGCAGTGGTAAATATCGCTGAGAATGCAAATGGGGACTACAGGCTTTATGAGCCGAGCTACATGAATGTGAGTCTGGAGTTTGTTCTATCATTTGCCTTTGTTAGGACCCCTGATTCTACGCGAGGGCCGCTTCTAAATGCAATGGAGATAAGTAAATATGTTCAAATTGCTGCAAAGACCGATAGGCGAGATT TGGCGGTTCTGAATGTGCTTCACTTCATGGCTGCTGAAAGTCTATCAGTAGATGAAGGTGATCCTTGTGCTCCAACTCCGTGGGAATGGGTGAATTGTAGCTCCACAGCACCACCAAGAATCACAAAAAT TGACCTATCAGGACAGAATGTGAAGGGTGAAATCCCCGTGGAGCTTAAAAACCTGCAGGAGTTGACAGAGTT GTGGTTGGGTGGTAACTACCTTACCGGACAATTTCCTGACATCAGTAATCTTATCAATTTAAAGATTCT GCATCTGGAGAACAACAAATTGAGTGGTTCGCTACCTTCTTACCTGGCTAGCTTGCCAAGCTTACAAGAACT GTACATACAGAACAACTCTTTCAGTGGGGAAATTCCGGCAGGACTGTTAAGGGGGAAAATCACATTTAA ATATGAATATAATATTGGACTACGTAAGAGGGAACGAAAACAGAAGCATTTCAAGTTGATAATTGGAATTTCTGTTGGAGTAGTTGCAACTGTATCATTGTTATTATTAGGGACTCTATTGATATTGCGTAATCTTCAAAGAAAGTCATCTTTTCAGAGAAGTAATGGAAAAG GTGACTCGCTGCGTGCCAGCACCAAGCCTTCAACTGGCTATTCAATTTCTCGTATGGATGAAGGCATAGCTTGCTACATTACTCTTCCTGATCTGGAAGAAGCGACTAGCAGCTTTTCAAAAAGAATTGGAAAAGGAAGCTTTGGGTCTGTATATTATGGAAAGATGAAAGATGGAAAGGAGATAGCAGTTAAAATGATGGCAGAATCATCTACCCACATGAATAAGCAATTTGTAACTGAGGTAGCACTCTTGTCACGTATTCATCATCGGAACTTGGTTCCTCTAACTGGATATTGCGAAGAAGAACATCAATGCATTCTGGTTTACGAGTATATGCACAATGGAACCTTACGCGATCACATACACG GTTCTACCACCCAGAAGCACTTAGACTGGCAAACTCGCCTTCGCATTGCAGAAGATGCAGCTAAAG GTCTCGAGTATTTACACACTGGTTGCAACCCTAGTATCATCCACCGGGACGTGAAAACAAGCAACATTCTCTTAGACATAAACATGAGAGCAAAAGTGTCGGATTTCGGATTGTCTAGGCAAGCAGAAGAGGATGTAACCCATCTATCAAGCGTGGCTCGGGGAACAGTAGGCTACCTTGATCCTGA GTATTATGCTAGTCAGCAATTAACTGAGAAAAGTGATGTGTATAGTTTTGGGGTTGTTCTTTTGGAGCTGATTTCAGGAAAAAAGCCAGTTTCAACAGAAGACTTTGGTTCTGAGTTGAACATTGTTCACTGG GCAAGATCCTTGATTCTTAAAGGAGATGTTGAAAGCATCATAGATCCTATCCTAGCAGGAAGTGTGAAAGTTGAGTCCATGTGGAGAATTGCTGAAGTAGCAATCCAGTGTGTTGAGCAACATGGTGTTTCGAGGCCAAGAATGCAGGAGATAATCGTAGCCGTTCAAGATGCTATGAAGATTGAAAAGGGCAGTGAATCCAACCAGAAAATATCACCCAGCAGTAGCAGTTCAAAAGCACAACCCTCCAGGAAAACTTTGCTAACAAGTTTTCTGGAAATTGAGGGCCCTGATTTGTCCAAGGATTGTTTAGTCCCATCAGCCAGATGA
- the LOC126608890 gene encoding probable LRR receptor-like serine/threonine-protein kinase At1g67720 isoform X2, translating to MGFSFFLFIIYLCFISSVISQVQDFVSIDCGGTSNYTDTSTGLAWISDVGLMSQGKSVQVENPNGNLSQFQRRRDFPIDSKKYCYTLNTVERRRYLVRATFQYGSLKSEDTYPKFELYLDATQWATVTIFDVSRTYVNEMIIRASSDSVDVCICCATTGFPFISTLELRPLNLSMYATDYEDEFFLKVAARVNFGAPSKDAIRYPDDPYDRIWDSDLVKRQNYLVGVAPGTERISTSRDVDTRSREYPPVKVIQTAVVGTKGVLSYRLNLDGFPGMGRAYAYFAEIEDLGANENRKFKLEQPFSADYNSAVVNIAENANGDYRLYEPSYMNVSLEFVLSFAFVRTPDSTRGPLLNAMEISKYVQIAAKTDRRDLAVLNVLHFMAAESLSVDEGDPCAPTPWEWVNCSSTAPPRITKMWLGGNYLTGQFPDISNLINLKILHLENNKLSGSLPSYLASLPSLQELYIQNNSFSGEIPAGLLRGKITFKYEYNIGLRKRERKQKHFKLIIGISVGVVATVSLLLLGTLLILRNLQRKSSFQRSNGKGDSLRASTKPSTGYSISRMDEGIACYITLPDLEEATSSFSKRIGKGSFGSVYYGKMKDGKEIAVKMMAESSTHMNKQFVTEVALLSRIHHRNLVPLTGYCEEEHQCILVYEYMHNGTLRDHIHGSTTQKHLDWQTRLRIAEDAAKGLEYLHTGCNPSIIHRDVKTSNILLDINMRAKVSDFGLSRQAEEDVTHLSSVARGTVGYLDPEYYASQQLTEKSDVYSFGVVLLELISGKKPVSTEDFGSELNIVHWARSLILKGDVESIIDPILAGSVKVESMWRIAEVAIQCVEQHGVSRPRMQEIIVAVQDAMKIEKGSESNQKISPSSSSSKAQPSRKTLLTSFLEIEGPDLSKDCLVPSAR from the exons ATGGGTTTCTCATTCTTCCTGTTCATAATTTATCTTTGCTTTATATCATCTGTTATTTCCCAGGTTCAAG ATTTTGTGAGCATAGATTGTGGAGGGACAAGTAACTACACTGACACAAGCACTGGACTGGCATGGATTTCTGACGTGGGACTCATGTCCCAGGGAAAATCAGTCCAGGTCGAAAACCCTAATGGAAACTTGTCGCAGTTTCAGAGACGCAGGGATTTTCCCATAGACAGCAAGAAGTACTGCTATACATTGAACACTGTGGAGAGGAGGAGGTATTTAGTCCGGGCAACATTTCAGTACGGCAGTCTCAAAAGTGAAGACACATATCCGAAATTCGAGCTTTACTTGGATGCCACGCAGTGGGCAACCGTGACTATTTTTGATGTTTCAAGAACATATGTGAATGAGATGATCATTAGGGCTTCGTCGGATTCTGTCGATGTGTGTATATGTTGCGCAACAACTGGGTTTCCGTTTATATCGACTTTGGAGCTGAGGCCTTTGAATCTTTCAATGTATGCCACGGACTATGAGGATGAGTTTTTCTTGAAAGTTGCAGCTAGGGTGAATTTTGGTGCTCCAAGCAAAGATGCTATAAG GTACCCGGATGATCCATATGACAGAATTTGGGATTCTGATCTTGTGAAAAGGCAGAATTATTTGGTTGGAGTGGCACCAGGTACAGAAAGAATCAGTACATCAAGGGATGTAGACACAAGGAGTAGAGAGTACCCGCCTGTTAAAGTAATACAGACCGCGGTAGTTGGCACGAAGGGAGTGCTGAGCTACAGATTAAATCTGGATGGCTTCCCAGGAATGGGTCGAGCTTATGCTTACTTTGCAGAAATTGAGGATTTAGGCGCAAATGAGAACCGGAAATTCAAGTTGGAGCAACCTTTCTCGGCTGACTATAATAGTGCAGTGGTAAATATCGCTGAGAATGCAAATGGGGACTACAGGCTTTATGAGCCGAGCTACATGAATGTGAGTCTGGAGTTTGTTCTATCATTTGCCTTTGTTAGGACCCCTGATTCTACGCGAGGGCCGCTTCTAAATGCAATGGAGATAAGTAAATATGTTCAAATTGCTGCAAAGACCGATAGGCGAGATT TGGCGGTTCTGAATGTGCTTCACTTCATGGCTGCTGAAAGTCTATCAGTAGATGAAGGTGATCCTTGTGCTCCAACTCCGTGGGAATGGGTGAATTGTAGCTCCACAGCACCACCAAGAATCACAAAAAT GTGGTTGGGTGGTAACTACCTTACCGGACAATTTCCTGACATCAGTAATCTTATCAATTTAAAGATTCT GCATCTGGAGAACAACAAATTGAGTGGTTCGCTACCTTCTTACCTGGCTAGCTTGCCAAGCTTACAAGAACT GTACATACAGAACAACTCTTTCAGTGGGGAAATTCCGGCAGGACTGTTAAGGGGGAAAATCACATTTAA ATATGAATATAATATTGGACTACGTAAGAGGGAACGAAAACAGAAGCATTTCAAGTTGATAATTGGAATTTCTGTTGGAGTAGTTGCAACTGTATCATTGTTATTATTAGGGACTCTATTGATATTGCGTAATCTTCAAAGAAAGTCATCTTTTCAGAGAAGTAATGGAAAAG GTGACTCGCTGCGTGCCAGCACCAAGCCTTCAACTGGCTATTCAATTTCTCGTATGGATGAAGGCATAGCTTGCTACATTACTCTTCCTGATCTGGAAGAAGCGACTAGCAGCTTTTCAAAAAGAATTGGAAAAGGAAGCTTTGGGTCTGTATATTATGGAAAGATGAAAGATGGAAAGGAGATAGCAGTTAAAATGATGGCAGAATCATCTACCCACATGAATAAGCAATTTGTAACTGAGGTAGCACTCTTGTCACGTATTCATCATCGGAACTTGGTTCCTCTAACTGGATATTGCGAAGAAGAACATCAATGCATTCTGGTTTACGAGTATATGCACAATGGAACCTTACGCGATCACATACACG GTTCTACCACCCAGAAGCACTTAGACTGGCAAACTCGCCTTCGCATTGCAGAAGATGCAGCTAAAG GTCTCGAGTATTTACACACTGGTTGCAACCCTAGTATCATCCACCGGGACGTGAAAACAAGCAACATTCTCTTAGACATAAACATGAGAGCAAAAGTGTCGGATTTCGGATTGTCTAGGCAAGCAGAAGAGGATGTAACCCATCTATCAAGCGTGGCTCGGGGAACAGTAGGCTACCTTGATCCTGA GTATTATGCTAGTCAGCAATTAACTGAGAAAAGTGATGTGTATAGTTTTGGGGTTGTTCTTTTGGAGCTGATTTCAGGAAAAAAGCCAGTTTCAACAGAAGACTTTGGTTCTGAGTTGAACATTGTTCACTGG GCAAGATCCTTGATTCTTAAAGGAGATGTTGAAAGCATCATAGATCCTATCCTAGCAGGAAGTGTGAAAGTTGAGTCCATGTGGAGAATTGCTGAAGTAGCAATCCAGTGTGTTGAGCAACATGGTGTTTCGAGGCCAAGAATGCAGGAGATAATCGTAGCCGTTCAAGATGCTATGAAGATTGAAAAGGGCAGTGAATCCAACCAGAAAATATCACCCAGCAGTAGCAGTTCAAAAGCACAACCCTCCAGGAAAACTTTGCTAACAAGTTTTCTGGAAATTGAGGGCCCTGATTTGTCCAAGGATTGTTTAGTCCCATCAGCCAGATGA
- the LOC126608890 gene encoding probable LRR receptor-like serine/threonine-protein kinase At1g67720 isoform X1 has translation MGFSFFLFIIYLCFISSVISQVQDFVSIDCGGTSNYTDTSTGLAWISDVGLMSQGKSVQVENPNGNLSQFQRRRDFPIDSKKYCYTLNTVERRRYLVRATFQYGSLKSEDTYPKFELYLDATQWATVTIFDVSRTYVNEMIIRASSDSVDVCICCATTGFPFISTLELRPLNLSMYATDYEDEFFLKVAARVNFGAPSKDAIRYPDDPYDRIWDSDLVKRQNYLVGVAPGTERISTSRDVDTRSREYPPVKVIQTAVVGTKGVLSYRLNLDGFPGMGRAYAYFAEIEDLGANENRKFKLEQPFSADYNSAVVNIAENANGDYRLYEPSYMNVSLEFVLSFAFVRTPDSTRGPLLNAMEISKYVQIAAKTDRRDLAVLNVLHFMAAESLSVDEGDPCAPTPWEWVNCSSTAPPRITKIDLSGQNVKGEIPVELKNLQELTELWLGGNYLTGQFPDISNLINLKILHLENNKLSGSLPSYLASLPSLQELYIQNNSFSGEIPAGLLRGKITFKYEYNIGLRKRERKQKHFKLIIGISVGVVATVSLLLLGTLLILRNLQRKSSFQRSNGKGDSLRASTKPSTGYSISRMDEGIACYITLPDLEEATSSFSKRIGKGSFGSVYYGKMKDGKEIAVKMMAESSTHMNKQFVTEVALLSRIHHRNLVPLTGYCEEEHQCILVYEYMHNGTLRDHIHGSTTQKHLDWQTRLRIAEDAAKGLEYLHTGCNPSIIHRDVKTSNILLDINMRAKVSDFGLSRQAEEDVTHLSSVARGTVGYLDPEYYASQQLTEKSDVYSFGVVLLELISGKKPVSTEDFGSELNIVHWARSLILKGDVESIIDPILAGSVKVESMWRIAEVAIQCVEQHGVSRPRMQEIIVAVQDAMKIEKGSESNQKISPSSSSSKAQPSRKTLLTSFLEIEGPDLSKDCLVPSAR, from the exons ATGGGTTTCTCATTCTTCCTGTTCATAATTTATCTTTGCTTTATATCATCTGTTATTTCCCAGGTTCAAG ATTTTGTGAGCATAGATTGTGGAGGGACAAGTAACTACACTGACACAAGCACTGGACTGGCATGGATTTCTGACGTGGGACTCATGTCCCAGGGAAAATCAGTCCAGGTCGAAAACCCTAATGGAAACTTGTCGCAGTTTCAGAGACGCAGGGATTTTCCCATAGACAGCAAGAAGTACTGCTATACATTGAACACTGTGGAGAGGAGGAGGTATTTAGTCCGGGCAACATTTCAGTACGGCAGTCTCAAAAGTGAAGACACATATCCGAAATTCGAGCTTTACTTGGATGCCACGCAGTGGGCAACCGTGACTATTTTTGATGTTTCAAGAACATATGTGAATGAGATGATCATTAGGGCTTCGTCGGATTCTGTCGATGTGTGTATATGTTGCGCAACAACTGGGTTTCCGTTTATATCGACTTTGGAGCTGAGGCCTTTGAATCTTTCAATGTATGCCACGGACTATGAGGATGAGTTTTTCTTGAAAGTTGCAGCTAGGGTGAATTTTGGTGCTCCAAGCAAAGATGCTATAAG GTACCCGGATGATCCATATGACAGAATTTGGGATTCTGATCTTGTGAAAAGGCAGAATTATTTGGTTGGAGTGGCACCAGGTACAGAAAGAATCAGTACATCAAGGGATGTAGACACAAGGAGTAGAGAGTACCCGCCTGTTAAAGTAATACAGACCGCGGTAGTTGGCACGAAGGGAGTGCTGAGCTACAGATTAAATCTGGATGGCTTCCCAGGAATGGGTCGAGCTTATGCTTACTTTGCAGAAATTGAGGATTTAGGCGCAAATGAGAACCGGAAATTCAAGTTGGAGCAACCTTTCTCGGCTGACTATAATAGTGCAGTGGTAAATATCGCTGAGAATGCAAATGGGGACTACAGGCTTTATGAGCCGAGCTACATGAATGTGAGTCTGGAGTTTGTTCTATCATTTGCCTTTGTTAGGACCCCTGATTCTACGCGAGGGCCGCTTCTAAATGCAATGGAGATAAGTAAATATGTTCAAATTGCTGCAAAGACCGATAGGCGAGATT TGGCGGTTCTGAATGTGCTTCACTTCATGGCTGCTGAAAGTCTATCAGTAGATGAAGGTGATCCTTGTGCTCCAACTCCGTGGGAATGGGTGAATTGTAGCTCCACAGCACCACCAAGAATCACAAAAAT TGACCTATCAGGACAGAATGTGAAGGGTGAAATCCCCGTGGAGCTTAAAAACCTGCAGGAGTTGACAGAGTT GTGGTTGGGTGGTAACTACCTTACCGGACAATTTCCTGACATCAGTAATCTTATCAATTTAAAGATTCT GCATCTGGAGAACAACAAATTGAGTGGTTCGCTACCTTCTTACCTGGCTAGCTTGCCAAGCTTACAAGAACT GTACATACAGAACAACTCTTTCAGTGGGGAAATTCCGGCAGGACTGTTAAGGGGGAAAATCACATTTAA ATATGAATATAATATTGGACTACGTAAGAGGGAACGAAAACAGAAGCATTTCAAGTTGATAATTGGAATTTCTGTTGGAGTAGTTGCAACTGTATCATTGTTATTATTAGGGACTCTATTGATATTGCGTAATCTTCAAAGAAAGTCATCTTTTCAGAGAAGTAATGGAAAAG GTGACTCGCTGCGTGCCAGCACCAAGCCTTCAACTGGCTATTCAATTTCTCGTATGGATGAAGGCATAGCTTGCTACATTACTCTTCCTGATCTGGAAGAAGCGACTAGCAGCTTTTCAAAAAGAATTGGAAAAGGAAGCTTTGGGTCTGTATATTATGGAAAGATGAAAGATGGAAAGGAGATAGCAGTTAAAATGATGGCAGAATCATCTACCCACATGAATAAGCAATTTGTAACTGAGGTAGCACTCTTGTCACGTATTCATCATCGGAACTTGGTTCCTCTAACTGGATATTGCGAAGAAGAACATCAATGCATTCTGGTTTACGAGTATATGCACAATGGAACCTTACGCGATCACATACACG GTTCTACCACCCAGAAGCACTTAGACTGGCAAACTCGCCTTCGCATTGCAGAAGATGCAGCTAAAG GTCTCGAGTATTTACACACTGGTTGCAACCCTAGTATCATCCACCGGGACGTGAAAACAAGCAACATTCTCTTAGACATAAACATGAGAGCAAAAGTGTCGGATTTCGGATTGTCTAGGCAAGCAGAAGAGGATGTAACCCATCTATCAAGCGTGGCTCGGGGAACAGTAGGCTACCTTGATCCTGA GTATTATGCTAGTCAGCAATTAACTGAGAAAAGTGATGTGTATAGTTTTGGGGTTGTTCTTTTGGAGCTGATTTCAGGAAAAAAGCCAGTTTCAACAGAAGACTTTGGTTCTGAGTTGAACATTGTTCACTGG GCAAGATCCTTGATTCTTAAAGGAGATGTTGAAAGCATCATAGATCCTATCCTAGCAGGAAGTGTGAAAGTTGAGTCCATGTGGAGAATTGCTGAAGTAGCAATCCAGTGTGTTGAGCAACATGGTGTTTCGAGGCCAAGAATGCAGGAGATAATCGTAGCCGTTCAAGATGCTATGAAGATTGAAAAGGGCAGTGAATCCAACCAGAAAATATCACCCAGCAGTAGCAGTTCAAAAGCACAACCCTCCAGGAAAACTTTGCTAACAAGTTTTCTGGAAATTGAGGGCCCTGATTTGTCCAAGGATTGTTTAGTCCCATCAGCCAGATGA